A stretch of Lathyrus oleraceus cultivar Zhongwan6 chromosome 6, CAAS_Psat_ZW6_1.0, whole genome shotgun sequence DNA encodes these proteins:
- the LOC127093863 gene encoding uncharacterized protein LOC127093863, whose amino-acid sequence MPHKNRKYGSGNDKHKKKKKIEELIQSQVGALDKFLIKEPQISNESHYVDNIDVEIIDSMPIENDNLDSVSFENDNLDSVPIVDEISDDDDDNLEEINNDDDNVDYDIFDPRIWDHLQPKRDPIL is encoded by the coding sequence ATGCCTCATAAGAATAGGAAGTATGGATCTGGAAATGATAAGcataagaaaaagaaaaaaattgaagaGTTAATTCAATCTCAAGTAGGAGCTCTTGATAAATTTTTAATCAAAGAACCACAAATTTCAAATGAAAGTCATTATGTTGATAATATTGATGTTGAAATTATTGATAGTATGCCCATTGAAAATGACAATCTTGATAGTGTgtcttttgaaaatgataatcttgaTAGTGTGCCCATTGTTGATGAAAttagtgatgatgatgatgataatcTTGAAGAAattaataatgatgatgataatgttgaTTATGATATATTTGATCCAAGAATTTGGGATCATCTTCAACCTA
- the LOC127091622 gene encoding pentatricopeptide repeat-containing protein At2g30780 isoform X1 translates to MAFRIRVSCIARKSYRRTPHNFFFRQHSNSSSTSNSNPLLLKLLHLPDSRIKTTLDHEFPSLPTSLLSLDFLITSLSPSSSQKQNLVLEWILEKSLKQNVKDHSFFSDLIFLCGKAKNVKLGMHVFSSMEAVGVKPTSMVFNSLINVCLFSGDIVTAYSLFEIMESSERCKPDFRTYDNFISAFSKSGNVDAILAWYSAKKAAGLGSDLRMFELVLTGCVYSKKFEIADTVFEEMMVSEIIPNGTILESMLKGRCEQKSLCRVEEFVKLVLDNGWEISETMVEMLIALYHEQERVEKMEELLETMTKYLVDSGVLLQIHCGILRMYAVLDRLDDVELSVGRMLKQGMSFPSSDDVEKVICSYFRKEAYDRLDIFLECIKNSYVLTRSTFDLLISGYRRANLHEKVDLVLLDMKSVGLA, encoded by the exons ATGGCATTCAGAATTAGGGTTTCGTGCATAGCGAGAAAGAGTTACAGAAGAACACCACACAATTTCTTCTTCCGTCAACACTCCAATTCATCTTCAACTTCGAATTCGAATCCTCTTCTCCTCAAATTGCTTCACCTCCCAGATTCACGCATCAAAACGACGCTGGATCATGAATTTCCCTCCCTTCCCACCTCACTACTTTCATTGGACTTTCTTATCACCTCTCTATCCCCTTCTTCTTCTCAAAAACAAAACTTG GTTTTGGAATGGATTCTGGAGAAATCGCTAAAACAAAATGTAAAAGATCATAGTTTTTTCTCTGATCTCATCTTTCTATGTGGAAAGGCGAAGAATGTGAAACTAGGGATGCATGTTTTTAGTTCTATGGAAGCTGTTGGAGTTAAACCGACGAGTATGGTTTTCAATTCACTTATAAATGTATGCTTGTTTTCCGGTGACATTGTTACAGCATATAGTTTATTTGAGATCATGGAGAGTTCTGAGAGGTGTAAACCTGATTTTCGCACTTATGATAACTTCATTTCAGCATTTTCTAAGTCAGGGAATGTTGATGCCATATTAGCTTGGTACTCGGCTAAGAAGGCTGCTGGACTTGGTTCTGATCTTCGAATGTTTGAATTGGTTTTGACGGGTTGTGTTTATTCAAAAAAGTTTGAGATTGCTGATACAGTTTTTGAAGAAATGatggtttctgaaattataccCAATGGAACCATACTCGAAAGTATGCTTAAAGGGCGTTGTGAGCAAAAGAGTTTATGTCGGGTGGAGGAGTTTGTTAAGCTTGTGCTAGATAACGGATGGGAAATCAGTGAAACCATGGTTGAGATGTTAATAGCATTGTATCATGAACAAGAGCGAGTGGAGAAGATGGAGGAGTTACTTGAAACGATGACAAAGTATCTGGTTGATTCTGGTGTCCTCTTGCAAATTCATTGTGGGATTTTAAGGATGTATGCCGTGTTAGATAGATTGGACGATGTAGAGTTATCTGTTGGTAGAATGTTGAAACAAGGGATGTCGTTCCCAAGTTCAGATGATGTTGAAAAGGTTATCTGCTCATACTTTAGGAAGGAAGCTTATGATAGGTTAGACATATTCTTGGAATGTATAAAGAATTCTTATGTGCTTACGAGATCAACTTTCGATTTGTTGATATCTGGTTATAGAAGAGCAAACTTGCATGAAAAGGTTGATTTAGTGTTGTTGGACATGAAATCTGTGGGATTAGCGTAA
- the LOC127091622 gene encoding pentatricopeptide repeat-containing protein At2g30780 isoform X2, protein MAFRIRVSCIARKSYRRTPHNFFFRQHSNSSSTSNSNPLLLKLLHLPDSRIKTTLDHEFPSLPTSLLSLDFLITSLSPSSSQKQNLVLEWILEKSLKQNVKDHSFFSDLIFLCGKAKNVKLGMHVFSSMEAVGVKPTTFSKSGNVDAILAWYSAKKAAGLGSDLRMFELVLTGCVYSKKFEIADTVFEEMMVSEIIPNGTILESMLKGRCEQKSLCRVEEFVKLVLDNGWEISETMVEMLIALYHEQERVEKMEELLETMTKYLVDSGVLLQIHCGILRMYAVLDRLDDVELSVGRMLKQGMSFPSSDDVEKVICSYFRKEAYDRLDIFLECIKNSYVLTRSTFDLLISGYRRANLHEKVDLVLLDMKSVGLA, encoded by the exons ATGGCATTCAGAATTAGGGTTTCGTGCATAGCGAGAAAGAGTTACAGAAGAACACCACACAATTTCTTCTTCCGTCAACACTCCAATTCATCTTCAACTTCGAATTCGAATCCTCTTCTCCTCAAATTGCTTCACCTCCCAGATTCACGCATCAAAACGACGCTGGATCATGAATTTCCCTCCCTTCCCACCTCACTACTTTCATTGGACTTTCTTATCACCTCTCTATCCCCTTCTTCTTCTCAAAAACAAAACTTG GTTTTGGAATGGATTCTGGAGAAATCGCTAAAACAAAATGTAAAAGATCATAGTTTTTTCTCTGATCTCATCTTTCTATGTGGAAAGGCGAAGAATGTGAAACTAGGGATGCATGTTTTTAGTTCTATGGAAGCTGTTGGAGTTAAACCGACGA CATTTTCTAAGTCAGGGAATGTTGATGCCATATTAGCTTGGTACTCGGCTAAGAAGGCTGCTGGACTTGGTTCTGATCTTCGAATGTTTGAATTGGTTTTGACGGGTTGTGTTTATTCAAAAAAGTTTGAGATTGCTGATACAGTTTTTGAAGAAATGatggtttctgaaattataccCAATGGAACCATACTCGAAAGTATGCTTAAAGGGCGTTGTGAGCAAAAGAGTTTATGTCGGGTGGAGGAGTTTGTTAAGCTTGTGCTAGATAACGGATGGGAAATCAGTGAAACCATGGTTGAGATGTTAATAGCATTGTATCATGAACAAGAGCGAGTGGAGAAGATGGAGGAGTTACTTGAAACGATGACAAAGTATCTGGTTGATTCTGGTGTCCTCTTGCAAATTCATTGTGGGATTTTAAGGATGTATGCCGTGTTAGATAGATTGGACGATGTAGAGTTATCTGTTGGTAGAATGTTGAAACAAGGGATGTCGTTCCCAAGTTCAGATGATGTTGAAAAGGTTATCTGCTCATACTTTAGGAAGGAAGCTTATGATAGGTTAGACATATTCTTGGAATGTATAAAGAATTCTTATGTGCTTACGAGATCAACTTTCGATTTGTTGATATCTGGTTATAGAAGAGCAAACTTGCATGAAAAGGTTGATTTAGTGTTGTTGGACATGAAATCTGTGGGATTAGCGTAA
- the LOC127091622 gene encoding pentatricopeptide repeat-containing protein At2g30780 isoform X3 — protein sequence MAFRIRVSCIARKSYRRTPHNFFFRQHSNSSSTSNSNPLLLKLLHLPDSRIKTTLDHEFPSLPTSLLSLDFLITSLSPSSSQKQNLVLEWILEKSLKQNVKDHSFFSDLIFLCGKAKNVKLGMHVFSSMEAVGVKPTRNVDAILAWYSAKKAAGLGSDLRMFELVLTGCVYSKKFEIADTVFEEMMVSEIIPNGTILESMLKGRCEQKSLCRVEEFVKLVLDNGWEISETMVEMLIALYHEQERVEKMEELLETMTKYLVDSGVLLQIHCGILRMYAVLDRLDDVELSVGRMLKQGMSFPSSDDVEKVICSYFRKEAYDRLDIFLECIKNSYVLTRSTFDLLISGYRRANLHEKVDLVLLDMKSVGLA from the exons ATGGCATTCAGAATTAGGGTTTCGTGCATAGCGAGAAAGAGTTACAGAAGAACACCACACAATTTCTTCTTCCGTCAACACTCCAATTCATCTTCAACTTCGAATTCGAATCCTCTTCTCCTCAAATTGCTTCACCTCCCAGATTCACGCATCAAAACGACGCTGGATCATGAATTTCCCTCCCTTCCCACCTCACTACTTTCATTGGACTTTCTTATCACCTCTCTATCCCCTTCTTCTTCTCAAAAACAAAACTTG GTTTTGGAATGGATTCTGGAGAAATCGCTAAAACAAAATGTAAAAGATCATAGTTTTTTCTCTGATCTCATCTTTCTATGTGGAAAGGCGAAGAATGTGAAACTAGGGATGCATGTTTTTAGTTCTATGGAAGCTGTTGGAGTTAAACCGACGA GGAATGTTGATGCCATATTAGCTTGGTACTCGGCTAAGAAGGCTGCTGGACTTGGTTCTGATCTTCGAATGTTTGAATTGGTTTTGACGGGTTGTGTTTATTCAAAAAAGTTTGAGATTGCTGATACAGTTTTTGAAGAAATGatggtttctgaaattataccCAATGGAACCATACTCGAAAGTATGCTTAAAGGGCGTTGTGAGCAAAAGAGTTTATGTCGGGTGGAGGAGTTTGTTAAGCTTGTGCTAGATAACGGATGGGAAATCAGTGAAACCATGGTTGAGATGTTAATAGCATTGTATCATGAACAAGAGCGAGTGGAGAAGATGGAGGAGTTACTTGAAACGATGACAAAGTATCTGGTTGATTCTGGTGTCCTCTTGCAAATTCATTGTGGGATTTTAAGGATGTATGCCGTGTTAGATAGATTGGACGATGTAGAGTTATCTGTTGGTAGAATGTTGAAACAAGGGATGTCGTTCCCAAGTTCAGATGATGTTGAAAAGGTTATCTGCTCATACTTTAGGAAGGAAGCTTATGATAGGTTAGACATATTCTTGGAATGTATAAAGAATTCTTATGTGCTTACGAGATCAACTTTCGATTTGTTGATATCTGGTTATAGAAGAGCAAACTTGCATGAAAAGGTTGATTTAGTGTTGTTGGACATGAAATCTGTGGGATTAGCGTAA